A stretch of Episyrphus balteatus chromosome 2, idEpiBalt1.1, whole genome shotgun sequence DNA encodes these proteins:
- the LOC129909448 gene encoding uncharacterized protein LOC129909448: MLCFKCLFDFETLAGLVTHFRLIHGLNSTDIYSCIYDNCNQLFSNLSAFKKHTKTIHLKIKNPVKLPTLNSINHSHYVLETVEGNSEPIIAPSTSSVQSHISFSPIIPEYSSLKKSISSCCEEFSLNLHTNNNFTRKDVIQIQEGITKITLNIINSIKTKIMNYIPDKEMDDLIEFFDFCGEPFSDMKSEYKLFQRILDSNKFAKPQMFTINNEVSEIILQGKPTLDASNVQGCIMPIEFQFRKFFELPGVLNQTLNNLNLLLAESDITHLVNSSCFKNTAVIYAGKTIIPFFLYLDDFEINNPLGSHATVDSICGVYYSFPTLPQHLLSNLKYIFVAAYFKTKEKKYTAMIHFFGL; the protein is encoded by the coding sequence atgttaTGTTTCAAATGTCTATTTGATTTCGAGACGTTGGCAGGCCTTGTTACACATTTTAGATTAATTCATGGGTTAAATTCAACAGATATTTATTCATGTATATATGACAATTGCaatcaattattttcaaacttatcagcttttaaaaaacatacaaaaacaattcatttaaaaattaaaaatccagttAAACTCCCAACTTTAAATTCAATCAATCATTCTCATTATGTTTTAGAAACCGTAGAAGGCAATAGTGAGCCAATAATTGCACCGTCAACATCATCTGTGCAATCTCACATAAGCTTTTCTCCAATTATTCCTGAGTATTCAtctcttaaaaaatcaatatctTCTTGCTGTGAAgaattttccttaaatttgCACACAAACAATAATTTTACCAGGAAAGATGTTATTCAAATACAGGAAGGCATTactaaaattactttaaatatAATCAATAGTATTAAAACTAAGATTATGAATTATATTCCAGACAAAGAAATGGATGATCTTATagagtttttcgatttttgtggAGAACCGTTTTCAGATATGAAATCTGAGTATAAACTTTTCCAGCGAATTCTGGATTCTAACAAATTTGCAAAACCCCAAATGTTTACTATCAATAACGAAGTATCTGAAATAATCTTACAGGGAAAACCAACACTAGATGCAAGTAATGTACAAGGTTGTATAATGCCAATTGAATTTCAGTTTCGTAAGTTTTTTGAGCTTCCTGGTGTTTTGAATCAAACActtaacaatttaaatttattattagctGAAAGTGATATAACACATTTAGTGaattcatcttgtttcaaaaatACGGCTGTTATCTATGCTGGTAAAACTATTATACCATTTTTCTTATACTTGGATGATTTTGAGATAAATAACCCATTAGGTAGCCATGCTACTGTCGATTCAATTTGTGGTGTATATTACAGTTTCCCTACGTTACCCCAACATCTTCTCtcgaatttaaaatatatttttgtagcaGCTTATTTTaagactaaagaaaaaaaatatacggcAATGATCCATTTCTTCGGCCTTTGA